A region of Pasteurellaceae bacterium Orientalotternb1 DNA encodes the following proteins:
- a CDS encoding 2-succinyl-5-enolpyruvyl-6-hydroxy-3-cyclohexene-1-carboxylic-acid synthase: protein MNTSTFNRSWARVVLNALLRYGVKHFCIAPGSRSTPLTLEALHLQTQNVAECHSHFDERGLGFFALGLAKATQAPVAIIVTSGTAAANLLPAVIEASLTHEKVIVLSADRPPELIGCGANQAIDQQNLFGNYPLVNLNLPKPNANFSPNWLIATVEQACTKQAEQGGVLHFNLPFAEPLYDADEAAIGQDPWLMPIQRWLNQPKAKWIDQQATQKDVLMHENWDYWRTKRGVVVVGKLPLEQGMGLKLWAETLGWCLISDVQSGIEASLPFADVWLSNKTVEQRLLQADIVIQFGSQIVSKRVNQFLSAFQGEYWLVEQSKDYLNPFAHPQTRFIAKAHHFTRVHPPLRQKPWLLEPLALSQFCAGFIEQQIGGNLNEAGLAHHIERVLPANGNLFLGNSLFVRLVDALCKLPEGYPVYTNRGASGIDGLIATMAGVAKGSGVPTVAVIGDISALHDLNSLALLKQISQPTILFIINNNGGAIFDMLPVDKQAKDKFYRLSHNLEFSQVTTMFGLEYIRPYTWADLNTKLKQAYVRKGVTLVEIKVNDQEGSNLYKSLLEQISRASID from the coding sequence ATGAACACAAGCACTTTCAATCGCAGTTGGGCAAGAGTGGTGTTGAATGCGTTGCTACGCTATGGTGTAAAGCATTTCTGCATCGCTCCAGGTTCCCGCTCTACGCCGCTCACCCTTGAAGCCTTGCATTTGCAAACTCAAAACGTTGCGGAGTGCCACAGCCATTTTGATGAGCGTGGGCTTGGCTTTTTTGCGTTAGGTTTGGCGAAAGCAACTCAAGCTCCCGTGGCGATTATCGTCACCTCTGGCACGGCGGCGGCAAATCTCCTGCCTGCGGTGATTGAAGCGAGCCTAACTCACGAAAAAGTGATTGTGCTTTCGGCGGATCGTCCACCTGAATTAATTGGCTGCGGGGCAAACCAAGCTATCGATCAGCAAAATTTGTTCGGGAACTACCCGCTTGTGAATCTCAACCTACCGAAACCCAATGCGAATTTCAGCCCGAATTGGCTGATTGCGACCGTGGAACAAGCCTGTACCAAACAGGCGGAGCAAGGCGGTGTCTTGCATTTCAATTTGCCGTTTGCCGAACCGTTATACGATGCCGATGAAGCCGCAATTGGGCAAGATCCTTGGCTGATGCCGATCCAGCGTTGGTTAAATCAACCGAAAGCAAAATGGATCGACCAACAAGCGACTCAAAAAGATGTGCTTATGCACGAAAATTGGGACTATTGGCGAACAAAACGGGGCGTGGTCGTAGTTGGGAAACTGCCACTTGAGCAAGGAATGGGCTTAAAACTGTGGGCAGAAACGCTCGGTTGGTGTTTGATTAGTGATGTGCAGTCGGGCATTGAAGCCAGCCTGCCATTTGCAGACGTGTGGCTGTCAAACAAAACCGTTGAGCAACGTTTATTGCAAGCGGATATTGTGATCCAATTCGGTTCGCAAATCGTCAGCAAACGGGTGAACCAATTCCTGTCGGCTTTCCAAGGGGAATATTGGCTGGTTGAGCAATCAAAAGACTATCTCAACCCGTTCGCTCACCCGCAAACCCGTTTTATCGCCAAGGCTCACCACTTCACTCGTGTGCATCCACCGCTTCGACAAAAACCGTGGTTGCTTGAACCGCTTGCCTTATCACAATTCTGTGCAGGATTTATCGAGCAACAAATCGGTGGCAATTTAAACGAAGCGGGCTTGGCACATCATATCGAACGGGTACTTCCCGCCAACGGCAATCTGTTTTTAGGTAACAGCTTATTTGTCCGCTTGGTCGATGCACTATGCAAATTGCCTGAAGGCTACCCTGTTTATACCAACCGTGGTGCAAGCGGCATTGACGGCTTAATTGCCACAATGGCAGGTGTCGCAAAAGGATCAGGTGTACCAACGGTTGCGGTGATCGGCGACATTTCCGCCTTACACGATCTCAACTCCCTTGCGTTATTGAAACAAATCAGCCAACCGACTATTCTGTTTATCATCAACAACAACGGCGGGGCGATTTTCGATATGCTGCCAGTGGATAAACAAGCGAAAGACAAATTCTACCGCTTATCGCACAATCTGGAATTTTCGCAAGTCACCACCATGTTCGGCTTAGAATACATTCGTCCCTACACTTGGGCAGATCTGAATACCAAGCTGAAACAAGCCTACGTTCGCAAAGGCGTAACTTTAGTGGAAATCAAAGTGAACGACCAAGAAGGCAGCAACTTGTATAAATCATTGCTTGAACAGATTTCACGAGCCTCTATCGACTAA
- a CDS encoding 2-succinyl-6-hydroxy-2,4-cyclohexadiene-1-carboxylate synthase has translation MLGYQWYATAGKPVVFLHGLLGSLHDWVSTFAHLQNFAGIRPLAFDLPCHATSQGLSCHSFSDFRQQLHSTLATLIDEPFWLVGYSLGGRLALDYTFHQPNPNLLGTIVEGANIGLRAEAERHVRWQNDRAWAERFRTEPMQEVLADWYRQPVFADLTDDKRSVLIEKRQQNDGKKIANMLEATSLAKQPDFRQQMWQNIHFLIGERDHKFRQMAEQNALPHRLIAQAGHNAHWENPTDFATQLIHIIEGKYNGTASLP, from the coding sequence ATGCTCGGCTATCAATGGTACGCAACAGCGGGCAAGCCCGTGGTTTTTCTGCACGGCTTGCTCGGCTCCCTACACGACTGGGTAAGCACCTTTGCTCATTTGCAAAACTTTGCGGGAATCCGACCGCTTGCGTTCGATCTCCCTTGCCACGCCACAAGCCAAGGACTCTCTTGCCACAGTTTTTCTGACTTCCGCCAACAGCTGCATTCAACTTTAGCCACGTTAATCGATGAACCCTTTTGGCTAGTTGGTTACTCTCTGGGTGGGCGGCTGGCGTTGGATTATACCTTTCATCAACCGAACCCCAACTTACTCGGCACTATCGTGGAAGGAGCAAATATCGGCTTGCGAGCAGAAGCCGAACGCCACGTTCGCTGGCAAAATGATCGAGCGTGGGCAGAACGTTTCCGCACAGAGCCGATGCAGGAAGTGTTGGCGGATTGGTATCGCCAGCCCGTTTTTGCCGATTTAACAGATGACAAACGGTCAGTTTTAATCGAAAAACGGCAACAGAACGATGGCAAGAAAATCGCAAATATGTTGGAAGCCACTAGCTTGGCAAAACAGCCCGATTTTCGCCAACAAATGTGGCAAAATATTCATTTTTTGATCGGCGAGCGAGATCATAAATTTCGCCAAATGGCAGAACAAAACGCCTTGCCGCATCGTTTGATCGCTCAAGCGGGACACAATGCCCATTGGGAAAACCCAACGGATTTTGCCACTCAACTGATTCACATCATAGAAGGAAAGTACAATGGCACTGCATCGTTGCCCTGA
- a CDS encoding fumarate reductase, with protein sequence MDKLNPKRSNEPAVWLLFGAGGAISAIFFPVLVLILGFLLPFGLITPENIVAFAHTWIGKLAILALLIFPMWCGMHRVHLGLHDFKVHVPAGGWIFYGLSMLYSVLVLFAVFNL encoded by the coding sequence ATGGATAAACTTAACCCAAAACGTTCAAATGAACCTGCTGTTTGGTTACTTTTCGGTGCTGGCGGGGCAATTAGTGCGATTTTCTTCCCAGTATTAGTGCTGATTTTAGGCTTCTTATTGCCATTTGGTTTAATCACCCCAGAGAACATCGTGGCATTTGCACACACTTGGATCGGTAAACTCGCTATTCTTGCGTTACTGATTTTCCCAATGTGGTGTGGTATGCACCGCGTTCATCTCGGCTTGCACGATTTCAAAGTACACGTGCCAGCAGGTGGTTGGATTTTCTACGGATTATCAATGCTTTACAGTGTATTAGTGTTATTTGCAGTATTTAATCTGTAA
- a CDS encoding fumarate reductase subunit C, with translation MTTVASKRKKYVREVTPTWWKKLDFYKFYVLRESTAVPTIWFCLELFYGLVCLGNNTFESSFVSFLQNPLVVILNIITLGAVLLNSFTFFNMAPQMMNIIVKNERINVKLVSQVFWGITAVVSLLALILV, from the coding sequence ATGACAACAGTAGCAAGTAAACGCAAAAAATATGTGCGTGAAGTTACACCAACTTGGTGGAAAAAGTTGGATTTTTACAAATTCTATGTGTTGCGTGAAAGCACCGCAGTACCAACCATTTGGTTCTGTTTAGAATTATTCTACGGCTTAGTTTGCCTTGGGAATAACACCTTTGAAAGTAGCTTTGTGAGCTTCTTACAAAATCCATTAGTGGTCATTTTAAATATCATTACCTTAGGTGCAGTATTATTGAATAGCTTTACCTTCTTCAATATGGCACCGCAAATGATGAATATCATTGTTAAAAATGAACGCATCAATGTGAAATTAGTATCACAGGTGTTCTGGGGCATTACCGCTGTCGTTAGCCTTCTTGCCTTGATTTTAGTATAG
- a CDS encoding fumarate reductase codes for MTNQSKMTVEVLRYNPEQDNEPFLTKYEVPYDSQTSLLDALGYIKDELEPELSYRWSCRMAICGSCGMMVNGKPKLACKTFLRDYSGYMRIEPLANFPIERDLVVDLSHFIESLEAIKPYIIDNKAPELDGNPHPSAELAKSRTKQTPAQLEKYRTFSMCINCGLCYAACPQFGLNPEFVGPAALTLAHRYNLDNRDNGKAERMKILNGKNGVWSCTFVGYCSEVCPKHVNPASAVNQGKIESAKDYVFAMLKPQK; via the coding sequence ATGACTAACCAAAGCAAAATGACGGTCGAAGTGCTTCGTTATAACCCTGAACAAGACAACGAACCGTTCTTAACTAAATATGAAGTGCCGTATGATAGCCAAACTTCGTTACTTGACGCATTAGGCTACATTAAAGATGAATTAGAGCCTGAACTTTCCTACCGTTGGTCTTGCCGTATGGCAATTTGTGGCTCGTGTGGAATGATGGTAAACGGCAAGCCAAAATTGGCGTGTAAAACCTTCTTGCGTGATTACAGTGGCTATATGCGAATTGAACCGCTCGCTAACTTCCCGATTGAGCGGGATTTGGTGGTGGATTTAAGCCACTTCATCGAAAGTTTGGAAGCGATCAAACCATATATCATTGATAACAAAGCCCCTGAATTGGACGGCAACCCGCACCCGTCTGCGGAATTAGCAAAAAGCCGTACCAAACAAACCCCTGCACAGCTTGAGAAATATCGTACTTTCTCAATGTGTATCAATTGTGGTTTGTGCTACGCTGCGTGTCCACAATTTGGGTTAAACCCAGAATTTGTCGGTCCAGCTGCTTTAACGCTTGCTCACCGCTATAATTTAGATAACCGTGATAATGGCAAAGCGGAGCGTATGAAAATTCTTAACGGCAAAAACGGGGTGTGGAGCTGTACCTTCGTGGGCTATTGCTCTGAAGTTTGCCCGAAACACGTTAATCCAGCGTCTGCGGTAAACCAAGGCAAAATTGAAAGTGCCAAAGACTATGTATTTGCCATGTTAAAACCGCAAAAGTAA
- a CDS encoding fumarate reductase (quinol) flavoprotein subunit has product MQTVNVDVAIVGAGGGGLRAAIAAAEANPNLKIALISKVYPMRSHTVAAEGGAAAVVKDTDSYDKHFHDTVGGGDWLCEQDVVEYFVEHSPVEMTQLERWGCPWSRKDDGDINVRRFGGMKIERTWFAADKTGFHLLHTLFQTSIKYPQIIRFDEHFVVDILVDEGQARGCVAMNMMEGTFVQINANAVVIATGGGCRAYRFNTNGGIVTGDGLSMAYRHGVPLRDMEFVQYHPTGLPNTGILMTEGCRGEGGILVNKDGYRYLQDYGLGPETPIGKPENKYMELGPRDKVSQAFWQEWRKGNTLKTAKGVDVVHLDLRHLGEKYLLERLPFICELAKAYEGVDPAKAPIPVRPVVHYTMGGIEVDQQAETNIKGLFAVGECASSGLHGANRLGSNSLAELVVFGKVAGEMAARRAVEASLRNQAVIDAQAQDVLNRVYALARQEGEESWSQIRNEMGDSMEEGCGIYRTQESMDKTVAKIAELKERYKRIKVKDTSSVFNTDLLYKIELGYILDVAQSISSSAAERKESRGAHQRLDYVERDDVNYLKHTLAFYNADGAPTIKYSDVKITKSQPAKRVYGAEAEAQEKAAKKE; this is encoded by the coding sequence GTGCAAACTGTTAATGTTGATGTCGCCATTGTGGGTGCAGGCGGCGGTGGTTTAAGAGCGGCGATCGCAGCAGCTGAAGCTAATCCAAATTTAAAAATTGCTTTAATTTCAAAGGTTTACCCGATGCGTAGCCATACGGTTGCAGCAGAAGGTGGGGCCGCAGCTGTGGTGAAAGACACCGATTCTTACGATAAACACTTCCACGACACCGTGGGCGGTGGCGACTGGTTATGTGAACAAGACGTGGTGGAATACTTCGTTGAACATTCCCCAGTTGAAATGACCCAGTTAGAGCGTTGGGGCTGCCCTTGGAGCCGTAAAGATGACGGTGATATTAATGTTCGCCGTTTCGGTGGAATGAAAATTGAACGTACTTGGTTCGCTGCCGATAAAACTGGCTTCCACTTACTTCATACCCTTTTCCAAACCTCCATTAAATATCCGCAAATTATTCGCTTTGACGAGCACTTCGTGGTCGATATTTTAGTCGATGAAGGGCAAGCTCGTGGCTGTGTAGCAATGAATATGATGGAAGGGACTTTCGTACAAATCAACGCAAATGCCGTAGTTATTGCAACGGGCGGTGGCTGCCGTGCATATCGCTTTAACACCAACGGCGGTATCGTAACGGGCGACGGTTTATCAATGGCATATCGCCACGGCGTGCCATTGCGTGATATGGAATTTGTGCAATATCACCCAACAGGCTTGCCGAATACGGGGATTTTAATGACCGAAGGTTGCCGTGGTGAAGGCGGGATTTTGGTGAACAAAGATGGCTACCGTTACTTACAAGACTACGGCTTAGGGCCTGAAACGCCAATCGGTAAACCTGAAAACAAATATATGGAATTAGGGCCTCGTGATAAGGTATCCCAAGCCTTCTGGCAAGAATGGCGTAAAGGCAACACCTTAAAAACCGCAAAAGGCGTGGACGTGGTGCACTTAGATTTACGCCACTTAGGTGAAAAATACCTGCTTGAGCGTTTACCATTCATTTGTGAATTAGCCAAAGCTTATGAAGGCGTGGATCCAGCTAAAGCTCCAATTCCAGTGCGTCCTGTAGTTCACTACACAATGGGCGGTATTGAAGTGGATCAACAAGCGGAAACCAATATCAAAGGCTTGTTCGCTGTGGGTGAATGTGCTTCTTCTGGTTTACACGGTGCGAACCGTTTAGGTTCTAACTCGCTCGCTGAACTGGTGGTATTCGGTAAAGTAGCAGGTGAAATGGCAGCTCGTCGAGCTGTTGAAGCAAGCCTGCGTAATCAAGCGGTGATCGACGCACAAGCACAAGATGTATTAAATCGGGTTTATGCGTTAGCTCGCCAAGAAGGTGAAGAATCTTGGTCACAAATCCGTAATGAAATGGGCGACTCAATGGAAGAAGGCTGTGGTATTTACCGTACTCAAGAAAGTATGGATAAAACCGTGGCGAAAATTGCAGAGCTGAAAGAACGTTATAAACGCATTAAAGTGAAAGACACCTCAAGTGTATTCAACACCGATTTACTTTACAAAATTGAGTTAGGTTACATTCTTGATGTGGCTCAATCTATTTCGTCTTCTGCAGCAGAGCGTAAAGAATCTCGTGGTGCACACCAACGTTTAGACTATGTTGAACGTGATGATGTGAACTACTTGAAACATACCCTTGCATTCTATAACGCTGACGGTGCACCAACAATCAAATACAGCGATGTGAAGATCACCAAATCTCAACCTGCAAAACGGGTTTACGGTGCAGAAGCAGAAGCTCAAGAAAAAGCAGCGAAAAAGGAGTAA
- a CDS encoding penicillin-binding protein 1B produces the protein MSNNSHEESETLVKKPYFIPTFLKILLLGACCVGLYGIYLDGKIRSKMDGQVWQLPAEVYSRIESIRVDDDLSLEQVKLALIDNGYREVSLIATPGDFKIEGNNLVVLRRAFPFPQNPEAQRVLRLRFVGNKLARIEDLVRLKEVDEFRLDPKLIAMLHSDNDEERVALRLRDYPSLLIDTLILTEDKRFYEHNGISPLSIGRALITNYQAGRTVQGASTLTQQLVKNLFLSSEKSLERKINEALMSIILDARYDKNRILETYLNEIYLGQNGSYQIHGFALASQFYFGRPVQEISLSQMALLVGMAKGASLYNPWRNPQAALERRNVVLKILLDHQKISQADYDFLIQQPLGVKEKGNVYRQQPAFMHALNQDIKTELGESKLNLLSGAKIFTTLDRKQQRSAELAVINGVADLENSNKKIKDLQSAIVVAEYSTGKVRAIVGGVQTQYAGFNRALQTKRQIGSLVKPSIYAIALAHPELFRLNTPVNNQPITITIKGSPPWSPRNYDRRFSGSVMFMDALVRSLNIPTVNIGMKIGLRKVIEKQKEMGWDNAEIPPYPATLLGSYSISPYDVTKSYQVLANAGQKTPLTTIDAIISRQGEMIYQPNVSEQSKQVLPAEAAIQTLYAMQQVVERGTARSLQTDFAQLRLAGKTGTTNNARDTWFVGIDGKNVTTVWLGKDNNGDTGLTGSSGALQIYKEYLKRALPQPFTLPQSPNIQWVGINSYGSWDCTSSRQIPVWKDKGQRYCSGGSSMDAKPSVWDALSLGKEASAPATTAEEAEGQAPIEEVAPRE, from the coding sequence ATGTCGAACAATTCGCACGAAGAGTCAGAAACTCTTGTCAAAAAACCTTATTTTATCCCCACTTTTTTAAAAATCTTGTTGTTGGGAGCCTGTTGCGTGGGACTCTACGGCATCTACCTTGACGGTAAGATCCGTTCCAAAATGGACGGGCAAGTGTGGCAATTACCAGCTGAAGTCTATAGCCGTATTGAGAGCATTCGGGTCGATGATGATTTGAGTTTAGAACAAGTCAAACTGGCATTGATTGACAACGGCTATCGGGAAGTATCGCTGATTGCCACCCCTGGCGATTTCAAAATTGAAGGCAACAATTTGGTAGTGCTACGTCGGGCGTTCCCCTTCCCTCAAAATCCTGAAGCTCAACGAGTGCTGCGTTTGCGATTTGTCGGCAATAAACTGGCTCGCATTGAAGATTTGGTTCGCTTAAAAGAAGTGGATGAATTTCGCCTCGACCCAAAATTGATCGCAATGCTCCATTCCGATAACGATGAAGAACGGGTAGCACTACGCTTACGGGATTATCCAAGTTTGCTGATCGACACGTTGATTTTGACCGAAGACAAACGCTTTTACGAACACAACGGCATCAGCCCGTTGAGTATCGGGCGGGCGTTGATCACCAACTATCAAGCAGGCAGAACAGTGCAAGGGGCGAGTACGCTAACCCAGCAATTGGTGAAAAATCTGTTTTTGAGCAGTGAAAAATCACTCGAACGTAAAATCAACGAAGCCTTGATGTCGATCATTTTAGACGCTCGCTACGACAAAAATCGCATTCTCGAAACCTATCTCAACGAAATCTATCTCGGGCAAAACGGCAGCTACCAAATCCACGGCTTTGCTTTGGCAAGCCAGTTCTATTTTGGCAGACCCGTGCAAGAAATCAGCTTATCGCAAATGGCGTTGCTCGTCGGTATGGCGAAAGGGGCATCACTTTATAACCCGTGGCGAAATCCGCAAGCGGCGTTGGAAAGACGCAATGTGGTGCTGAAAATTTTGCTAGACCACCAAAAAATTTCCCAAGCGGATTATGATTTTCTCATTCAACAACCACTTGGCGTGAAAGAAAAAGGCAACGTCTATCGTCAACAGCCTGCCTTTATGCACGCATTAAATCAAGACATCAAGACTGAACTGGGCGAATCCAAACTGAATTTGCTTTCTGGGGCGAAAATTTTCACCACTCTTGACCGCAAACAGCAACGTTCTGCTGAATTAGCAGTGATCAACGGCGTGGCAGATCTGGAAAATAGCAACAAGAAAATCAAAGACTTGCAGTCTGCGATAGTGGTCGCTGAATATTCAACGGGCAAAGTGCGAGCCATCGTAGGCGGCGTGCAAACCCAATACGCAGGTTTTAACCGAGCGTTACAAACCAAACGCCAAATCGGCTCATTGGTGAAGCCATCTATCTATGCCATTGCGTTGGCTCACCCCGAATTATTCCGTTTGAACACGCCCGTAAACAACCAACCCATCACCATTACCATCAAAGGCAGCCCACCTTGGTCACCACGCAACTACGATCGCCGTTTCAGCGGTTCGGTAATGTTCATGGATGCACTGGTTCGCTCACTGAATATTCCAACGGTGAATATTGGGATGAAAATCGGCTTACGTAAAGTGATTGAAAAACAAAAAGAAATGGGCTGGGACAATGCCGAAATTCCGCCGTATCCCGCTACCTTGCTCGGTTCCTATTCGATTTCGCCTTATGATGTCACGAAATCCTATCAAGTGCTGGCAAATGCGGGGCAAAAAACACCGCTAACCACCATTGATGCCATTATTTCCCGTCAAGGTGAAATGATTTATCAACCGAATGTTTCTGAACAAAGCAAACAAGTGTTACCCGCAGAAGCTGCGATCCAAACACTGTATGCCATGCAGCAAGTTGTTGAACGGGGAACCGCCCGCAGTCTCCAAACGGATTTCGCCCAACTCAGACTTGCAGGCAAAACAGGGACAACCAACAACGCTCGCGATACGTGGTTTGTTGGCATTGATGGGAAAAATGTCACCACGGTTTGGCTTGGAAAAGACAACAACGGCGACACAGGGCTAACAGGCTCAAGTGGTGCATTACAGATCTATAAAGAATATTTAAAACGAGCTTTGCCACAACCGTTTACATTACCACAATCTCCAAATATTCAATGGGTAGGGATCAACAGCTACGGCTCTTGGGATTGTACTAGCTCACGGCAAATTCCTGTTTGGAAAGATAAAGGACAGCGGTATTGTAGTGGCGGTTCCAGCATGGATGCCAAACCAAGCGTTTGGGATGCCCTCTCACTTGGTAAAGAAGCCTCTGCTCCTGCAACCACCGCAGAAGAAGCCGAAGGTCAAGCCCCAATTGAAGAAGTCGCCCCAAGGGAATAA